The window ACGCCCTTCGAATCGAGCGTGGAGACGGAGATACGCCATGGCCTGAACCAGGTGGACGCCGCGCAACTGGCGGAGGTGAAGCACCTGGTCTACTCCTCCGTCGGCGGAGCCGAGCGGTTGACGGGAATCCCCCACTTCGACAGCAAACACCGCGTGGAGCTGCACGTGCGCCGCAGCGGCGTGCCCTTCACCATCCTGGGGCCCACCTTCTTCATGGAGAACTTCACCAGCCCCATGTTCGAGGAGGGCCTCAAGGCGGGCGTGCTCGCGCTCGGCCTGCCTCCGACGCGCGGCCTGCAGATGGTCGCGCTCGACGACCTGGCCGCCCTGGCGGTGCGGGTGCTGGAGGACCGCGACCACCACCTGGGCGCGCGCCTGGACGTGGCGTCGGACGAGGTGACGGGCCAGCAGGCCGCGGGCCTGCTCTCCATGGTGAGCGGCCACCGCATCCACTACGAGCAGCTGTCGCTCGACTACATCCGCGAGCGCAGCGAGGACCTCGCGGCCATGTACGAGTGGCTCGACCGCGTGGGCTTCCAGGCGGACGTCCTGGTGCTGCGCAAGCACTACCCCGACGTGCGCTGGCACACCTTCGAGGACTGGGCGCGGGGACAGGACTGGAGTGGCCTCACCTCGCCCGCCTGGCCGGAGACGGCCGCGGAGCCGTCCTCGCCGGCCAGCCACTGAGGCCCACCCGCCCTCGCAGACGCCCCGGGGCGGCGCGCCCGCCTCGGCTCCACGCGTCCGATGGGAGCCTACCTTCGTTGAGAAGGAGGCATCGACATGCGTGCACTCGCGCCCATCACCGCGGCGCTGCTGTTGGCGGCGAGCTGTGTTCCCAATGC of the Myxococcus stipitatus genome contains:
- a CDS encoding NmrA/HSCARG family protein, which codes for MAFSLTVLVSGATGRQGGAVARQLLQRGHHVVALVRRADTEQARRLEALGARLAVGDFDDVDSLAQAAEGADAFYAMATPFESSVETEIRHGLNQVDAAQLAEVKHLVYSSVGGAERLTGIPHFDSKHRVELHVRRSGVPFTILGPTFFMENFTSPMFEEGLKAGVLALGLPPTRGLQMVALDDLAALAVRVLEDRDHHLGARLDVASDEVTGQQAAGLLSMVSGHRIHYEQLSLDYIRERSEDLAAMYEWLDRVGFQADVLVLRKHYPDVRWHTFEDWARGQDWSGLTSPAWPETAAEPSSPASH